Proteins from a genomic interval of Pseudoalteromonas sp. MEBiC 03607:
- a CDS encoding response regulator yields the protein MAKILLVEDDLGLQQLTKDYLQHNGLDVAVLERGDEVFDYLENNPVDLMILDVMLPGKDGFSVCRQVRDKFNLPILMLTAKGEDFDQVIGLELGADDYVIKPAEPRVLLARINALLRRGQASNKAPEELTFGDLSIDKTSRIVTLKGNEITLTSHEFELLWLLASNAGEVLSREHVHQHMIGRQYDGLDRTVDVRVSRIRKKLGDNSDKPYRIKTVWGQGYLFVSDAWDM from the coding sequence ATGGCAAAGATTTTACTTGTTGAAGATGATCTAGGCTTACAGCAGTTAACCAAGGATTACCTTCAGCATAATGGGTTGGATGTTGCGGTCCTTGAACGCGGCGATGAAGTATTCGATTATTTAGAGAATAACCCAGTTGATTTAATGATATTAGATGTCATGTTACCAGGCAAAGATGGTTTTAGTGTTTGCCGTCAAGTACGTGATAAATTTAATCTACCCATTTTAATGCTCACCGCCAAAGGCGAAGATTTTGACCAAGTGATTGGGCTTGAACTTGGTGCTGACGATTATGTTATTAAACCAGCAGAACCACGTGTTTTACTTGCACGCATTAATGCATTATTGCGCCGAGGCCAAGCTTCAAATAAAGCACCTGAAGAGCTCACGTTTGGTGATTTAAGCATTGATAAAACCAGTCGCATTGTTACACTTAAAGGCAACGAAATTACACTTACATCTCATGAGTTTGAGTTACTATGGTTACTCGCTTCAAATGCTGGTGAAGTGTTAAGCCGTGAACATGTTCATCAGCATATGATTGGTCGTCAGTATGATGGCTTAGACCGTACCGTTGATGTTCGCGTATCTCGGATCCGCAAGAAACTAGGTGATAATAGTGATAAACCATATCGTATCAAAACTGTTTGGGGCCAAGGTTACCTTTTCGTATCTGATGCATGGGACATGTAA